The window ATCGCTGGGACTCCCAACGCGAGTCATCGTCAGCAAGAATGCCCTGAAGAACGCCATCATTCCGGTCCTGACATTGATCGCGGCTGTCTTTGGCTATGCCATTGGCGGCGAGGTACTTGTGGAGTACATCTTCACTTGGCCCGGTCTCGGAAAGTATTCGTTCGATGCCATCATGGGAAGTGATTTCCCCGCCGTGCAAGGCTTCATCATTCTGGCTGTTGCCATGTATGTGCTTGCCTACCTGATCGTGGACATTCTCATTGCCATTCTCGATCCACGAGTCGAGTACTAGCCATGACTGCTCCGACTGCCAATCTCCCAGCCGCCCCGACCGCGCACACAACCGCTGCACTCACTCCGCCTTTGCGCGAGCGAATCGGCGACTTCTGGTTCGTTCTGCGGCGAAATCCAACTGCCATGCTCGGTCTTTTCATGATCGGCGTGGTGATATTCGCGGCCATATTCGCGCCCTGGATCGCGCCGTACCCCGCCAACAAGGTCGACTTCGCTGTCGTTGCGCAGCCCCCCAGCCGAGATCATCTCTTCGGAACGGACCAATTCGGGCAAGACATTTTCTCGCGTGTTCTCTACGGCGCGCGAATCGACCTGCTGATCGCGCTCTCTGCGGTCGTGATCTCACTGATCGTTGGAAGCGTCTATGGAGCAGTTTCGGGATATGTCGGCGGACTAACCGATGAAGTCGCGATGCGAATCATGGACATTCTGCAGGGGTTCCCACGCTTCATCTTCGCAATGGGCATCGCGTACGCGCTCGGCCCTGGAATCGAGACAGTCGTCATAGCCACTGCGGTGCTCAACATTCCTGGATATGCCCGACTAATGCGTTCCTCGATGCTGAGCGCCAAGACGAGCCAGTACGCCATGGCAGCGAAGGCAATTGGCGCAAATCACCGCGCGATTTTGTTCAAACACCTGGTGCCCAACTGCCTAATACCAATCTTCGTTATCTCGACACTTCAGTTTGGCTGGGCCATTCTCGAGGCTGCTGGCCTTTCGTTCATCGGACTTGGTGTCGAGACGTCACGGGCCGAATGGGGAGCTATGATCCAGCTCGGATTCCAGGATTTCCTGCAAGGGCATTGGTGGATGTACACCTTCCCTGGCCTGGCAATTGCCTGGACTGTGCTGGGCTTCAACTTGCTTGGTGATGGATTGCAAGATGTTCTCGATCCGAGGCGACGCTGATGACAACTGACACCATCAACGCCACCCGGCCGATGCAATCGTCTGCGACGCGCCCGATGCTCGAGATCCGCGATCTCGAGACGCAGTTCTTCACCCGCAAGGGTGTCGCGCGCGTGCTGGACAAGCTTTCGTTTGAAATTGGCCGCGGTGAGATCGTCGGTCTGGTTGGCGAAAGCGGTTCGGGCAAGAGCGTGACGGGCTTTTCGATCGTCAATTTGATCAAGGCACCCGGCAGGATCGTCTCTGGTGAGATCCTGTTCGAAGGTTGCGACCTGACCAAGCTGAACGAAGACCAGATGCGCGAGGTTCGTGGCAAGCAGATCGCTATGATCTTCCAGAATCCGCGCGGTTCTCTCAACCCTGTGCTCTCGGTTGGCGATCAGCTCTGCCAGGTGCTCAAGTATCGCCAGGGCATGAAACGCGATGAGGCAAAGGCGCGAGCGATCGAGCTCTTGAAGCTGGTCCACATTCCCGAGCCAGAGCGCCGTCTGAAGGCCTACCCACACCAGCTCTCCGGTGGAATGGCGCAACGCGTGATGATCGCAATGGCCATCTCCTGTGGCCCAGAACTACTCATTGCGGATGAGCCGACCACAGGGCTCGACGTCACCATCGAGTATCAGATCATTCAGCTCCTGAAGGAGATGCGTGACCTCACGGGAACCAGCGTCATCGTGATTACCCACGACCTGAACATGGCTGCCGAAGTTTGCGACCGCATCATGGTGATGTACGCGGGAAAGGTCGTCGAACAGGCGCCGGTGCGGGACTTCTTCACCCGGCCAAGCCATCCCTACACGCTCGGACTCCTCGCATCGCGCCCAAGTCTGCGCGGTGACGAAGAGATTCCGACCATTCCCGGCAACGTTCCCGATCTGATTCATCGTCCAAAGGGATGCTCGTTCCATCCTCGTTGCCGTTGGGCAACTGCCGAGTGCAGCACCGTGGAGCCGCTCGCACGTGAGATCTCTCCGGGGCATACCGCGGCGTGCCACCACCTGGAGGAGGTCCAGCGTGACATCGCTGCTGCGCATTGAGGCACTGAAGAAGTACTACCCGATCCGGACCGGCATGTTCTCACACAAGATGCTGCATGCCATCGACGGCGTGTCTTTCGATATCCAGCGAGGCGAGACGGTCGGATTGGTCGGCGAGAGGATCTGGCAAGAGCACCGTCGCGAAATGCGCCACGATGCTGGAACGACCAACCGATGGCGCGATCGATTTCGACGGCAAGAACCTGACGCAACTGTCGTTCAATGAAATGACTCGTGCGCGTGCTGCCTTGCAAATGGTGTTTCAGGACCCCTACGACTCCTTGAATCCGCGCCGGACAGTGGGGCAAACCGTCCTCGAGCCGATCAAGATTCACAAGGTCGCCGCTGGCCAGGCAGCAAAAGATCGGGTCGCGGAGCTGTTCGAGCGCGTCGGTTTGCGTCCTGAACATATGGCCCGATATCCCCACCAGCTCTCTGGCGGTCAACAGCAACGCGTTGGCATTGCGCGGCACTGGCCACGAACCCCGAATTGATCGTGCTCGACGAACCCACATCCGCGCTCGATGTCTCGGTCCA of the Thermomicrobiales bacterium genome contains:
- a CDS encoding ATP-binding cassette domain-containing protein, with amino-acid sequence MLERPTDGAIDFDGKNLTQLSFNEMTRARAALQMVFQDPYDSLNPRRTVGQTVLEPIKIHKVAAGQAAKDRVAELFERVGLRPEHMARYPHQLSGGQQQRVGIARHWPRTPN
- a CDS encoding ABC transporter ATP-binding protein, producing MTTDTINATRPMQSSATRPMLEIRDLETQFFTRKGVARVLDKLSFEIGRGEIVGLVGESGSGKSVTGFSIVNLIKAPGRIVSGEILFEGCDLTKLNEDQMREVRGKQIAMIFQNPRGSLNPVLSVGDQLCQVLKYRQGMKRDEAKARAIELLKLVHIPEPERRLKAYPHQLSGGMAQRVMIAMAISCGPELLIADEPTTGLDVTIEYQIIQLLKEMRDLTGTSVIVITHDLNMAAEVCDRIMVMYAGKVVEQAPVRDFFTRPSHPYTLGLLASRPSLRGDEEIPTIPGNVPDLIHRPKGCSFHPRCRWATAECSTVEPLAREISPGHTAACHHLEEVQRDIAAAH
- a CDS encoding ABC transporter permease — protein: MTAPTANLPAAPTAHTTAALTPPLRERIGDFWFVLRRNPTAMLGLFMIGVVIFAAIFAPWIAPYPANKVDFAVVAQPPSRDHLFGTDQFGQDIFSRVLYGARIDLLIALSAVVISLIVGSVYGAVSGYVGGLTDEVAMRIMDILQGFPRFIFAMGIAYALGPGIETVVIATAVLNIPGYARLMRSSMLSAKTSQYAMAAKAIGANHRAILFKHLVPNCLIPIFVISTLQFGWAILEAAGLSFIGLGVETSRAEWGAMIQLGFQDFLQGHWWMYTFPGLAIAWTVLGFNLLGDGLQDVLDPRRR